The following are from one region of the Stigmatella ashevillena genome:
- a CDS encoding protein kinase domain-containing protein: protein MHDPHEEELRIAVAEGLVSRQEAATLGEEARRLGRGPLTLLHERGQISDQTLAALRPSQQGPAAGTSPSSGAPTLEPTSPPKSHSPAVPPFPFPGWERYQGLRFLGQGGMGQVFLAYDPRLRRDIALKFVKGDDAGIVRRLLSEAQAQARVKHERVCQVYEVGEIQGRSYIAMQFIDGVPLGQLAGTLTVEQQALVLRDVAEGVHDAHRAGLIHRDLKPSNILVERTADGRLKPYVMDFGLAHDWTAQGTTATGAVLGTPHYMSPEQARGEVGQLDRRADVYSLGATLYHLLTGQFPIPGTHGLEVLHNIAAVEPRPPRALNPSLPQDLEAIVLKCLEKDRSARYASARALAEDLDHFVSGEPVRARPTGLGYRLRKKARKHRFAVGGATVALLLVAGALGWAGFTRLQAAQRERLTRRFTEQVERIEALARYSGMSRLHDVRADRAELRRRMAELEQEGREAGPLAAGPGNYALGHGYLALGEKLQAREHLERAWSQGFREPRVAWALALILGSLYRDQLLEAEALQSAERRQARRQDLEHQYRDPALAYLRQSQGAEVPSTEYVAALLAFHENRLDDALAHLDSMGSQLPWFHEAPLLRGSIFQLRAQKRGNQGDREGALADLESGRQTLSAAIATGESFPEAHLALTRLEYTAMVMELYGRGDIMPCYTRGLEAVTRALRVDPDSSDARFWEARFHNRLAEYQLTQGIPAEEALQKAITTVRQVLAVHPEHAQARRELGQSLWRQARSRQSLGLDPNEPLRQAIETLEALAPQERDYEFHALLGLIFRTWADSDAQTGADPLPHYAKAIEAYHQAIQLDERLADAWINLGQAYLKRAANPRFPDPEADLEQARLALEKSRTLNPGNFVVWFLGGMLHTDLASRRRRTGRDPRPDLATAAELFQRGIGINPRIAPLHNGLGIALQEQAREAWDRGEDPFSLLARAQAAYEQAITVAPKHGHGQNNVGEIHATRAAYQLLLGEDPTAEARAAEAFYQQASELLPGLANPWANRAKVRHTRALFELEQGRDPRAALTEAEEALTQAFQRNRDEPEAWRYQGEVHAVRARWLARQRPGQAETAFQEAARAMEKAFQLAPQPQDDSLALGHLCGEWARWRKKTGQDATAPLERGLALADSLLSARPAWPEALLLQANLLMERDAARSQKNLQAALTANPHLTHWWKIRFSQ, encoded by the coding sequence ATGCATGACCCTCACGAAGAGGAGCTGCGCATCGCGGTGGCCGAAGGCCTCGTCTCCCGGCAGGAAGCCGCCACATTGGGCGAGGAGGCGCGCCGCCTGGGCCGAGGCCCTCTGACACTGCTCCATGAGCGAGGCCAGATCTCGGATCAGACACTCGCGGCCCTGCGGCCGTCGCAGCAAGGCCCTGCGGCCGGGACCTCACCCTCCTCGGGAGCCCCAACGCTTGAACCCACCTCCCCCCCGAAGAGCCACAGCCCCGCCGTCCCGCCCTTCCCCTTCCCTGGCTGGGAGCGCTACCAGGGCCTGCGCTTCCTGGGGCAGGGCGGCATGGGCCAGGTCTTCCTGGCCTATGACCCGCGCCTGCGCCGCGACATCGCTCTCAAGTTCGTCAAAGGGGACGATGCCGGGATCGTCCGCCGCCTGCTGTCCGAGGCCCAGGCCCAGGCTCGCGTCAAACACGAGCGCGTCTGCCAGGTCTACGAGGTGGGGGAAATCCAAGGCCGCTCCTATATCGCCATGCAGTTCATCGACGGCGTGCCGCTCGGACAGCTCGCGGGCACCCTCACCGTGGAGCAGCAGGCGCTGGTGCTCCGCGACGTGGCCGAAGGCGTCCACGACGCCCATCGTGCCGGTCTCATCCATCGAGACCTCAAACCCTCCAACATCCTGGTGGAGCGCACCGCCGACGGCCGCCTCAAGCCGTATGTGATGGACTTTGGGCTGGCCCATGACTGGACGGCCCAGGGCACCACCGCCACGGGCGCGGTGCTCGGCACGCCCCACTATATGTCTCCGGAGCAGGCGCGCGGCGAGGTCGGACAACTGGATCGCCGCGCCGACGTCTACAGCCTGGGCGCCACCCTCTATCATCTGCTGACGGGCCAGTTCCCCATCCCCGGTACCCACGGGCTGGAGGTGCTCCACAACATCGCCGCCGTGGAGCCACGCCCTCCGCGCGCGCTCAACCCGAGCCTTCCTCAAGACCTGGAGGCCATCGTCCTCAAATGTCTGGAGAAGGATCGCTCGGCCCGCTACGCGTCGGCGCGCGCCCTGGCCGAGGATCTGGACCACTTCGTCAGTGGCGAGCCCGTGCGCGCACGCCCCACCGGCCTGGGCTACCGACTGCGCAAGAAGGCCCGCAAGCACCGGTTCGCCGTGGGCGGCGCCACCGTGGCGCTCCTGTTGGTAGCCGGCGCCCTGGGCTGGGCTGGCTTCACGCGCCTCCAGGCCGCGCAGCGCGAGCGCCTCACCCGCCGCTTCACCGAGCAGGTTGAGCGCATCGAGGCCCTGGCCCGTTACTCCGGCATGTCCCGGCTGCATGACGTCCGCGCGGATCGCGCGGAGCTGCGCAGACGCATGGCCGAACTGGAGCAAGAGGGCCGGGAGGCGGGCCCTCTCGCCGCGGGGCCTGGAAACTACGCCCTGGGGCACGGCTATCTGGCGCTCGGGGAGAAGCTCCAGGCCCGTGAGCACCTCGAGCGGGCCTGGAGTCAGGGCTTCCGCGAACCCCGCGTCGCCTGGGCGCTGGCGCTGATCCTCGGATCCCTGTACCGCGACCAGCTCCTCGAGGCCGAGGCGCTCCAGAGCGCCGAGCGGCGCCAGGCGCGAAGGCAGGACCTGGAGCACCAGTACCGGGATCCCGCCCTCGCCTACCTGCGCCAGAGCCAAGGCGCCGAAGTGCCGTCCACCGAGTATGTCGCGGCGCTGCTGGCCTTCCACGAGAACCGGCTGGACGACGCCCTCGCCCACCTGGATTCGATGGGCAGCCAGCTGCCTTGGTTTCATGAAGCCCCCTTGCTGCGCGGCTCCATCTTCCAACTGCGCGCCCAGAAGCGCGGGAACCAGGGTGACCGCGAAGGAGCGCTGGCCGACCTGGAGTCGGGCCGCCAAACGCTGAGCGCAGCCATTGCAACGGGGGAGAGCTTCCCCGAAGCCCACCTGGCCCTGACGCGGCTCGAGTACACCGCGATGGTGATGGAGCTCTACGGACGGGGTGACATCATGCCCTGCTACACCCGTGGCCTGGAGGCAGTGACGCGCGCCCTCCGGGTGGACCCCGACTCGTCCGACGCGCGGTTCTGGGAGGCCCGCTTCCACAACCGCCTGGCGGAGTACCAGCTCACCCAGGGCATCCCCGCGGAAGAGGCACTCCAGAAGGCCATCACCACCGTGCGCCAGGTCCTCGCGGTACATCCCGAGCATGCCCAGGCCCGGCGAGAGCTGGGCCAGAGCCTCTGGCGCCAGGCGCGCTCTCGCCAGTCCCTCGGGTTGGATCCGAACGAGCCCCTGCGCCAGGCCATCGAGACCCTGGAGGCCCTCGCCCCTCAGGAGCGGGATTACGAGTTCCACGCCCTCCTGGGGCTGATCTTCAGGACCTGGGCGGACTCCGACGCGCAGACGGGGGCAGACCCCCTCCCCCACTATGCCAAGGCCATCGAGGCCTACCATCAGGCCATCCAGCTCGACGAGCGTCTGGCCGATGCGTGGATCAACCTCGGCCAGGCCTATCTGAAGCGGGCCGCGAATCCGCGCTTCCCGGATCCGGAGGCGGATCTGGAACAGGCCCGGCTCGCCCTCGAGAAGTCCCGCACCCTCAACCCGGGGAACTTCGTGGTCTGGTTCCTGGGAGGCATGCTCCACACGGACCTGGCTTCACGGCGCCGGCGCACCGGGAGAGACCCCCGGCCGGACCTGGCCACCGCGGCGGAGCTCTTCCAGCGGGGCATCGGCATCAACCCCCGGATCGCCCCGCTCCACAATGGTCTGGGCATCGCCCTCCAAGAGCAAGCGCGGGAGGCATGGGACCGAGGAGAGGATCCCTTCTCGCTGTTGGCCCGGGCCCAGGCCGCGTATGAGCAGGCCATCACCGTGGCCCCCAAACATGGCCATGGCCAGAACAACGTGGGGGAGATCCACGCCACGCGCGCCGCGTATCAGCTCCTGCTCGGCGAGGATCCAACGGCCGAGGCCCGCGCGGCCGAGGCGTTCTATCAACAGGCGAGCGAGCTGCTGCCGGGCCTGGCGAACCCCTGGGCCAACCGGGCCAAGGTCCGTCACACGCGGGCGCTCTTCGAGTTGGAGCAGGGGCGGGATCCCCGAGCGGCCCTCACCGAGGCGGAAGAGGCGCTCACCCAGGCGTTCCAGCGCAACCGGGATGAGCCCGAGGCATGGCGCTACCAGGGCGAGGTCCACGCCGTGCGAGCCCGGTGGCTGGCCCGCCAGCGACCAGGGCAGGCAGAAACAGCGTTCCAGGAGGCGGCACGCGCCATGGAGAAGGCTTTCCAGCTCGCGCCCCAGCCTCAGGACGACAGCCTCGCTTTGGGCCACCTGTGCGGCGAGTGGGCCCGCTGGAGAAAGAAGACAGGACAGGACGCCACGGCGCCCCTCGAGCGCGGACTGGCGCTGGCGGACAGCCTGCTCTCGGCCCGCCCTGCGTGGCCCGAAGCGCTGCTGCTCCAGGCGAACCTGCTGATGGAGAGAGACGCCGCCCGTTCCCAGAAGAACCTGCAGGCGGCGCTCACGGCCAACCCCCACCTCACCCACTGGTGGAAAATCCGATTCTCACAGTAG